The proteins below come from a single Benincasa hispida cultivar B227 chromosome 4, ASM972705v1, whole genome shotgun sequence genomic window:
- the LOC120075719 gene encoding 26S proteasome non-ATPase regulatory subunit 14 homolog, translating to MSGMERLQRMFAGAGGALGHPPPDSPTLDSSEQVYISSLALLKMLKHGRAGVPMEVMGLMLGEFVDEYTVRVVDVFAMPQSGTGVSVEAVDHVFQTNMLDMLKQTGRPEMVVGWYHSHPGFGCWLSGVDINTQQSFEALNQRAVAVVVDPIQSVKGKVVIDAFRLINPQTMMLGQEPRQTTSNLGHLNKPSIQALIHGLNRHYYSIAINYRKNELEEKMLLNLHKKKWTDGLTLRRFDTHSKTNEQTIQEMLNLAIKYNKAVQEEDELPPEKLAIANVGRQDAKKHLEEHVSNLMSSNIIQTLGTMLDTVVF from the exons ATGTCAGGGATGGAACGCCTTCAGAGAATGTTCGCCGGTGCCGGTGGTGCGTTGGGACATCCTCCTCCGGATTCTCCCACCTTAGATTCTTCCGAGCAGGTCTATATCTCCTCCCTCGCGCTTCTCAAGATGCTGAAGCACG GAAGAGCTGGAGTTCCCATGGAGGTGATGGGTTTGATGCTGGGAGAGTTTGTTGACGAGTACACGGTTCGTGTTGTTGACGTCTTTGCTATGCCCCAAAGTGGTACTGGTGTTAGTGTTGAAGCCGTCGATCATGTTTTTCAGACTAACATGCTCGATATGCTTAAACAGACTGGACG GCCTGAGATGGTCGTGGGTTGGTATCATTCTCATCCAGGTTTTGGGTGTTGGCTATCTGGTGTTGATATTAATACACAACAG AGTTTTGAGGCTCTGAATCAGAGAGCTGTTGCTGTGGTCGTGGATCCAATCCAGAGTGTGAAGGGGAAGGTGGTGATTGATGCTTTTCGTCTAATTAACCCACAGACTATGATGCTTGGGCAGGAACCACGCCAAACAACTTCCAATCTCGGTCATCTCAACAAACCATCTATTCAA GCATTAATCCATGGGTTGAACCGGCATTATTACTCGATTGCTATAAACTACAGGAAGAATGAGCTCGAGGAGAAGATGTTGCTTAACCTTCACAAGAAGAAATGGACTGATGGTCTAACACTTCGCCGGTTTGACACCCATTCAAAAACCAACGAGCAGACCATTCAA GAAATGCTAAACCTGGCTATCAAGTACAACAAAGCAGTCCAAGAGGAAGATGAGTTGCCCCCTGAAAAGCTCGCAATAGCAAATGTGGGCAGACAAGATGCAAAGAAACACCTTGAAGAACATGTCTCCAACCTTATGTCCTCAAACATCATCCAAACATTAGGAACAATGCTTGACACGGTAGTGTTTTAA
- the LOC120075718 gene encoding probable carboxylesterase 2, translated as MESGKPEVAFELLPLLRVYKNGRIERLVGTDFVPPGTDPLTGVTSKDVMILPEFGISARLFLPILTRSTQRLPLVVYFHGGCFCTQSPFTAKYHNYLNALTAEARVVAVSVNYRKAPEHPIPAAYEDSWAALQWVISHRDEKGPEIWLNEHVDFRRVFLVGASAGANIAHNLAMVAGDPDCGVNLELIGVALEHPYFWGSVRIGKEAGNPVKARLFDQLWGFICPVRPENDDPWVNPVAEGAARLAGLGSGRVLVCVAEKDVLRDRGRLYFEALGSSGWLGVAEIEETEDEDHLFHLNDLEGQKAKDLIQRLGDFFNRDMPPSLLF; from the coding sequence ATGGAATCCGGCAAACCAGAAGTAGCCTTCGAGTTACTCCCACTTCTTCGTGTGTACAAGAATGGACGAATTGAGCGACTCGTTGGCACCGATTTCGTCCCGCCAGGAACGGATCCTCTCACTGGAGTCACGTCCAAAGACGTAATGATACTCCCGGAATTTGGCATCTCCGCCAGACTCTTCCTCCCAATCCTCACTCGCTCGACTCAACGCCTTCCCCTCGTAGTCTATTTCCATGGCGGTTGCTTCTGCACCCAATCCCCTTTCACGGCCAAGTACCACAACTACCTCAATGCGCTCACTGCCGAAGCCAGAGTCGTGGCAGTTTCCGTAAACTACAGGAAGGCACCAGAGCATCCCATTCCCGCAGCCTATGAAGACTCATGGGCTGCCCTTCAATGGGTCATTTCACACCGTGATGAGAAAGGACCTGAGATTTGGTTGAACGAACATGTAGATTTCAGAAGGGTGTTTTTGGTCGGAGCTAGTGCCGGTGCCAACATTGCCCACAACCTGGCAATGGTGGCCGGAGATCCTGATTGTGGGgtgaacttggagcttattggGGTTGCTTTGGAGCATCCATATTTCTGGGGCAGTGTGAGGATTGGTAAGGAAGCTGGTAATCCAGTGAAGGCCAGGTTATTTGATCAGCTGTGGGGGTTTATTTGTCCAGTGAGACCGGAGAACGATGATCCATGGGTGAATCCAGTGGCGGAAGGAGCAGCGAGGCTGGCAGGGTTGGGGAGTGGGAGGGTGCTGGTTTGTGTGGCGGAGAAGGACGTCCTGAGAGACAGAGGAAGGCTTTACTTTGAGGCGTTGGGGAGCAGTGGGTGGTTGGGGGTGGCGGAGATTGAGGAAACAGAGGATGAGGATCATTTGTTCCATTTGAACGATTTGGAAGGTCAGAaggctaaggatttgatccaaAGGCTGGGGGATTTCTTCAACAGAGACATGCCCCCTTCTCTGCTGTTTTGA